A single genomic interval of Prochlorococcus marinus XMU1406 harbors:
- a CDS encoding Fur family transcriptional regulator codes for MSISSQYNVFTSPLGDGLHKDGKRLTPQRLKVLNLFENIGSGKHLSAEEVHEKLVKTSSKVSLATIYRTLRLLVQMGLLHELELSEGGHRYELLSNDTPDHHHLICIRCGRTEEFENDDVLEAGKVAAKVNGFKLIESSLNVRAICPNCI; via the coding sequence TTGTCAATATCCTCGCAATACAATGTCTTTACATCTCCTCTTGGTGATGGTTTGCATAAAGATGGGAAGAGGTTAACTCCTCAGAGGCTAAAGGTTCTTAATTTATTTGAAAATATTGGCTCTGGAAAGCATCTTAGTGCTGAAGAGGTTCATGAAAAGTTAGTTAAAACAAGCTCCAAAGTTTCACTAGCAACAATTTATAGAACTTTAAGACTTTTAGTACAAATGGGTTTGCTTCATGAATTAGAACTCAGTGAGGGTGGACACAGATATGAATTGCTTAGTAACGACACACCGGACCATCATCATTTGATTTGTATTAGGTGTGGAAGAACAGAAGAATTTGAAAATGACGATGTTTTAGAGGCAGGCAAAGTTGCAGCAAAAGTTAATGGTTTTAAACTAATTGAATCATCTTTAAATGTTAGAGCTATTTGCCCTAATTGCATTTAG
- a CDS encoding mechanosensitive ion channel family protein: MKLVTENFLLAISIFFIGTLLSIIISKISKIFFKKISKRTKTNFDDFIFEVISGIIKPIGFLLSFYFSIDYFFTDEITFISVLLNILKLFILIIIIKALNKVLIRSLTESTSKINDSSISSMVSSLTPLIKALTWTIGSIFFLQNIGVQMTAIWALLSAGGIGAGLALKDPVQEFFEYITILLDKPFQKGEFIKSDGVLGMVERVGVRSSRIRSINGEVIVMSNSALTNGIISNYAQMEKRRLVHKLGVVYETSPELMKLIPIIIKKIVEETKDASFDRCHFTDFGDFSLNFELVYYIPTNNYLAAMEAQQSINLRIIEEFAVNNIEFAFPTQTLNIESNKAK, translated from the coding sequence ATGAAATTAGTTACTGAAAACTTCCTTCTGGCAATATCAATTTTTTTTATTGGAACTTTATTGTCGATAATAATTTCTAAAATTTCAAAAATATTTTTTAAAAAGATTTCCAAAAGAACAAAAACCAATTTCGATGATTTTATTTTTGAGGTGATCTCTGGAATTATAAAACCTATAGGTTTCCTCCTCTCATTTTATTTTTCAATTGACTATTTTTTTACTGATGAAATAACTTTTATCTCTGTCTTATTGAATATTTTGAAATTATTTATATTAATAATCATCATAAAAGCTCTCAACAAAGTTTTAATAAGATCTTTAACTGAATCCACCTCGAAAATTAATGATTCCTCAATTAGTTCAATGGTATCTTCACTAACTCCATTGATAAAGGCATTAACATGGACTATTGGCTCAATATTTTTCTTACAAAATATAGGTGTTCAAATGACTGCTATTTGGGCTTTACTAAGTGCAGGAGGTATTGGAGCAGGATTAGCTTTGAAAGATCCAGTTCAGGAGTTTTTTGAATATATAACAATTTTGCTTGATAAACCTTTTCAAAAAGGTGAGTTTATAAAATCTGATGGAGTCCTTGGAATGGTTGAGAGAGTGGGAGTACGATCCTCAAGGATAAGAAGTATTAATGGAGAAGTAATAGTAATGAGCAACAGCGCCCTAACAAATGGAATAATTTCAAATTACGCACAAATGGAAAAGAGGAGGTTGGTGCATAAATTGGGAGTTGTTTATGAAACCTCTCCAGAACTTATGAAATTGATTCCAATAATAATTAAAAAAATAGTTGAAGAGACAAAAGATGCGTCTTTTGATAGATGTCATTTCACAGATTTCGGCGACTTCAGTCTTAATTTCGAACTTGTTTATTACATCCCAACAAATAATTATCTCGCTGCAATGGAAGCACAACAATCTATAAATCTAAGAATTATTGAGGAATTTGCGGTTAATAATATAGAGTTTGCTTTCCCAACACAAACCTTAAATATTGAAAGTAACAAAGCCAAATAA
- a CDS encoding SDR family NAD(P)-dependent oxidoreductase: MRTILISGANRGIGLNIAHRELKEGNRISVGIRDLESLKGSSIDPNKWPEGRIIINHYEALKKITAENWIKNTVDKFGGFDSVINCSGVLSKVPFLFKDGDEEDILNTLNINFLAIWNLCRLSWEHLSASGRGRIIVLVSMSGKRSKGDLAAYSSSKFALMGLCQTMKNKGWDENIRISAICPSWVNTEMAQNISSLDKSSMTQPEDIAEICSTILKLPTQSVPFEIALNCNYEI, translated from the coding sequence ATGAGAACCATATTGATAAGTGGAGCTAATAGAGGTATTGGCCTCAACATTGCACATAGAGAATTAAAAGAAGGAAATAGAATTAGTGTTGGCATAAGAGATTTAGAATCATTAAAAGGAAGCTCTATTGATCCAAATAAATGGCCTGAAGGGAGAATAATAATCAACCACTATGAAGCATTAAAAAAAATTACAGCCGAAAATTGGATAAAAAACACTGTCGATAAATTTGGAGGTTTTGATTCAGTAATAAATTGTTCTGGAGTATTATCGAAGGTTCCTTTCTTATTCAAAGATGGAGATGAAGAAGATATTTTAAATACACTCAATATCAACTTTTTGGCAATTTGGAATTTATGTAGGCTTTCTTGGGAACACTTATCTGCCTCAGGTAGAGGAAGAATTATTGTTTTAGTTTCAATGAGTGGGAAAAGATCCAAAGGGGATTTAGCCGCTTATTCTTCTTCAAAATTTGCTTTGATGGGATTATGCCAAACAATGAAAAATAAAGGTTGGGATGAAAATATAAGGATTTCAGCAATTTGCCCAAGTTGGGTTAATACAGAAATGGCCCAAAATATCTCTTCCCTAGACAAATCAAGCATGACACAGCCTGAAGATATTGCTGAAATATGCTCAACTATTCTAAAGTTACCTACCCAATCAGTTCCATTTGAAATTGCCTTAAATTGTAATTATGAAATTTAA
- a CDS encoding chlorophyll a/b binding light-harvesting protein → MQTYGNPDTTYGWWAGNSGVANRSGKFIAAHVAHAGLIVFWAGAFTLFELSRFDPSVPMGHQPLIVLPHLATLGIGFDANGVAMGDTKPVLAIAIVHLVSSMVLAAGGLLHSLLLPGNLEDSDIARARKFNIEWDNPDKLTFILGHHLIILGFAVIAFVEWARVHGIYDPAIGSVRQVEYELNLAKIWNHQTDFLTIDSLEEVMGGHAFLAFVEITGGAWHIATKQVGEYTKFKGKGLLSAEAVLSWSLAGIGWMAIIAAFWSAANTTVYPTEFFGEPLELKFSISPYWVDTVDLPDGEYTSRAWLANVHYYFGFFFIQGHLWHALRALGFDFKRVTNAISNIDSATVTLKD, encoded by the coding sequence ATGCAAACCTATGGAAATCCAGATACTACCTATGGATGGTGGGCTGGTAATTCAGGTGTAGCGAATCGCTCAGGAAAATTCATTGCTGCTCATGTAGCTCATGCAGGATTAATTGTTTTCTGGGCGGGTGCATTCACCCTTTTTGAACTTTCACGATTTGACCCAAGCGTCCCAATGGGTCATCAACCTCTAATCGTTCTTCCTCATTTAGCAACTCTTGGAATAGGGTTCGATGCTAATGGTGTTGCTATGGGAGATACTAAACCTGTTCTAGCGATAGCAATAGTTCACTTAGTCTCTTCTATGGTTTTAGCAGCCGGGGGACTTTTACATTCTTTACTTCTTCCTGGAAATCTTGAAGATTCTGATATTGCAAGAGCTAGAAAATTCAATATTGAATGGGATAATCCAGACAAATTGACATTTATTCTTGGCCACCATTTAATTATTCTTGGTTTCGCAGTTATTGCTTTTGTCGAATGGGCAAGAGTTCATGGAATTTATGATCCAGCTATTGGTTCTGTAAGACAGGTTGAGTATGAATTAAATTTGGCCAAAATTTGGAATCATCAGACAGACTTTTTGACTATTGATAGTCTTGAAGAAGTAATGGGAGGTCATGCTTTCCTAGCTTTCGTTGAGATTACTGGTGGTGCTTGGCATATTGCTACTAAGCAAGTTGGTGAATATACCAAATTCAAAGGTAAAGGTCTTCTCTCCGCAGAAGCTGTTCTCTCATGGTCATTAGCTGGAATAGGCTGGATGGCTATTATTGCAGCCTTCTGGAGTGCAGCTAACACAACAGTTTATCCAACTGAATTCTTTGGTGAACCACTTGAATTGAAATTTAGTATTTCTCCATATTGGGTAGATACTGTCGATCTTCCTGATGGTGAGTACACTTCAAGGGCGTGGTTAGCTAATGTTCATTACTATTTCGGATTCTTCTTTATTCAAGGCCATCTATGGCACGCTTTAAGAGCACTAGGCTTTGACTTCAAGAGAGTTACAAATGCTATCAGTAATATTGATAGTGCAACGGTTACTCTTAAAGATTAA
- a CDS encoding TIGR02450 family Trp-rich protein, with protein sequence MENFWTSNKSINGLRHFVLVNETKEKGNITFLMVSAVDSEINLETTYEELINSGNWHKGWIKLPKLQSITEEYVEYKSLKKGEIIDEIFINEDSLFNIS encoded by the coding sequence ATGGAAAATTTCTGGACCTCTAATAAATCCATAAATGGATTGAGACATTTTGTTTTAGTAAATGAGACTAAAGAAAAAGGAAATATTACTTTTTTAATGGTTTCTGCAGTTGATTCTGAAATTAATTTAGAAACTACTTACGAAGAATTAATAAATAGTGGAAATTGGCATAAGGGTTGGATTAAGCTTCCAAAGCTTCAATCGATAACTGAAGAATATGTAGAATATAAATCCCTCAAAAAAGGAGAAATTATCGATGAGATATTTATTAATGAAGATTCTTTATTTAATATTTCTTAA
- a CDS encoding SDR family NAD(P)-dependent oxidoreductase has protein sequence MIKNKNTLITGGNSGIGLFAIINLLKMKNNLYVVIKSELRKKEFLKTIEKYFDKNYFSKYLNIIENCDLSNLENIKKIKDYFISKKIFLDVVVLNAGLQYTGSFYPKVSKQGIELTFAVNHLAHFYLVNILKDLIRDQEESRIIITSSDVHDPKSSGGNIGKKAGLNNLVDFRKKVTGQFLNFNADEAYKNSKLCNILFAKELEKKLKISSSKISVITWAPGLVIPNDDSGFFRYSKRFNLFGYLIFSKAAKNILGISESIENAGKILSEIVFDSNLNNIGYVHLSNKLISFKKHKLVESKVSDEANNSELASKLWIFSEEICRLFGFVTFNI, from the coding sequence ATGATTAAAAATAAAAATACTTTAATTACTGGAGGTAATTCAGGCATAGGGCTTTTTGCCATCATTAATTTACTAAAGATGAAAAATAATTTATACGTTGTAATAAAATCTGAATTAAGAAAGAAAGAATTTCTCAAAACAATTGAGAAATATTTTGATAAAAATTACTTTAGTAAATATTTAAATATTATTGAAAATTGTGATCTTTCAAATCTAGAGAATATTAAAAAAATTAAAGATTACTTTATTAGTAAAAAGATTTTCTTAGATGTTGTTGTTTTAAATGCAGGATTGCAATATACGGGTTCTTTTTACCCTAAAGTATCAAAACAAGGCATAGAACTAACTTTTGCAGTTAATCATCTTGCACATTTTTATTTAGTGAATATCTTAAAAGATTTAATTAGAGATCAAGAAGAATCTAGAATCATTATTACATCATCAGATGTGCACGATCCCAAAAGTTCAGGTGGCAATATAGGAAAGAAAGCGGGACTTAATAACCTAGTTGATTTCAGAAAAAAAGTAACTGGGCAATTTTTAAATTTTAATGCTGATGAAGCTTATAAAAATAGTAAGTTATGTAATATTTTGTTTGCTAAAGAACTTGAAAAAAAATTAAAAATTTCCTCTAGTAAAATTTCTGTAATTACTTGGGCTCCTGGTCTAGTAATACCAAATGATGATTCCGGTTTTTTTAGATATAGTAAACGTTTTAATCTCTTTGGGTATTTGATCTTTTCTAAAGCTGCAAAAAATATTTTAGGAATTTCTGAAAGTATAGAAAATGCTGGTAAGATTCTTTCTGAAATTGTTTTTGATTCAAATTTAAATAATATTGGTTACGTTCATTTAAGTAATAAACTTATATCTTTTAAAAAACATAAATTAGTTGAAAGTAAGGTTAGTGATGAGGCTAATAATTCTGAGTTGGCTTCAAAACTCTGGATTTTTAGTGAAGAGATTTGTAGATTATTTGGCTTTGTTACTTTCAATATTTAA
- a CDS encoding GIY-YIG nuclease family protein — MSGYVYLIRVGDLYRIGKTGNLEKKIKKIKPDELLTSIMTKEPETLEARLLRKYKSQRIPETGYLKLSKRQIRECKKQFELKGSLPHTLDAEVSITLFASFLLFSLSSFIFNYLNFGFLKAISYSFGMASLPMVVLFITGSFGGYFSEDLSLFSLLTNRIKGLFIAIAMLSMAYLIFNLG, encoded by the coding sequence ATGTCGGGATATGTTTACCTTATAAGAGTAGGTGACCTTTATAGGATTGGGAAAACGGGTAATCTTGAAAAGAAAATTAAGAAAATAAAGCCAGATGAATTGTTAACATCAATAATGACTAAGGAGCCAGAAACTCTTGAAGCAAGATTACTAAGAAAATATAAGTCGCAAAGAATTCCTGAAACTGGTTATTTAAAGCTTTCTAAAAGACAAATTAGAGAATGTAAAAAGCAATTTGAATTAAAGGGTAGCTTACCTCACACTTTAGATGCAGAAGTTTCCATAACTCTATTTGCATCTTTTTTATTGTTTTCATTAAGTTCCTTTATTTTTAATTATTTAAATTTTGGATTTCTAAAAGCTATATCTTATTCTTTTGGAATGGCATCTCTACCAATGGTTGTATTGTTTATTACAGGTAGTTTTGGTGGATACTTTTCTGAAGATTTATCTCTTTTTTCTTTGTTAACTAATCGAATAAAAGGTTTATTTATAGCAATTGCAATGCTTTCAATGGCTTACTTAATTTTCAATTTAGGTTAA
- a CDS encoding sodium:solute symporter: MSLKSLNIFSLQNKDIFSNSLLISFFGLLIIFFLLIFGRKFKLAVQLERFGLPIAVISGILGISIGPFGAIHFLPKETINVWSNFPTPLLSLVFATLMMGRPIPNINGLVKPIFNQFLLALSLGFGQFFVGGLVVRYFLPSSMDTNPLMGCLIEVGFEGGHGAASIIGESFNKLGFPNGLDLGLAMATMGLLSSSILGSIFIFLGRTLGLSDTEEIIEQKDNPKEKNKIGIFADLRIFLINLGFAGLAISFGILLLKFLRYISSSFGEFSKEIIFSLPVFPFILIGSLLIRYILEKTKNTEFISNILQREIGILSTDLLIFTAMASLDIAVVFDNWILILVFTMFGLFWNLICIAYFAYFIFDDYWFEKSLIEFGNSTGVVASGLLLLRLADPKNISKTLPIFTSKQLFAQLILSGGLFTVLAPLMISKIGLDYWTEICALITFSILFIALIFNKAEIKKFQ, translated from the coding sequence ATGTCTTTGAAATCATTGAATATTTTTTCTTTACAGAATAAAGATATTTTTTCAAATTCTCTTTTAATAAGTTTTTTTGGATTGCTAATAATATTTTTTTTGTTGATTTTTGGGAGGAAATTTAAACTAGCTGTACAACTTGAGAGATTTGGCTTACCGATAGCAGTTATATCAGGAATTTTAGGTATATCTATAGGCCCATTTGGAGCGATACACTTTTTACCAAAAGAAACAATCAATGTTTGGAGTAATTTTCCTACTCCTCTTTTGTCATTAGTCTTCGCAACTTTAATGATGGGAAGACCTATTCCGAATATAAATGGTTTAGTTAAACCAATTTTTAATCAATTTCTATTAGCTCTTTCCCTAGGTTTCGGACAGTTTTTTGTTGGCGGTTTGGTTGTTAGATATTTTTTGCCCTCATCTATGGATACAAATCCTCTAATGGGATGTTTAATAGAGGTCGGTTTTGAAGGCGGTCATGGAGCTGCATCGATAATCGGCGAAAGTTTTAATAAGCTAGGTTTCCCGAATGGTTTAGATCTTGGTTTGGCTATGGCAACAATGGGTCTTTTATCCTCTTCAATATTGGGCAGTATATTTATTTTTCTTGGTAGAACTTTAGGTCTTTCAGATACTGAAGAAATTATTGAACAAAAAGATAATCCAAAGGAAAAAAATAAGATAGGAATTTTTGCAGATTTAAGAATTTTTTTAATAAATCTTGGATTCGCAGGTTTGGCAATTTCTTTTGGTATTTTGCTCCTTAAATTTTTAAGGTATATTTCAAGTTCTTTTGGTGAATTTTCAAAGGAAATTATTTTTTCACTACCAGTATTCCCTTTTATCCTTATAGGCTCCCTCCTTATAAGATATATTTTAGAGAAAACCAAAAATACAGAATTTATTTCAAATATTCTCCAGAGGGAAATTGGTATTTTATCTACAGACTTATTGATTTTTACAGCTATGGCGAGTTTAGATATTGCAGTTGTTTTTGATAATTGGATACTTATTTTAGTGTTTACTATGTTTGGGTTATTTTGGAATTTAATCTGCATTGCTTATTTTGCTTACTTTATTTTTGATGATTATTGGTTTGAAAAAAGTTTGATAGAGTTTGGGAATTCTACAGGTGTGGTAGCTTCTGGGTTACTTCTTTTAAGGCTTGCGGATCCTAAAAATATTTCTAAGACTTTACCAATTTTTACTTCAAAACAGCTATTTGCTCAGTTAATTCTTTCTGGGGGACTATTTACAGTTCTTGCACCATTAATGATTTCTAAAATTGGATTAGATTATTGGACAGAAATTTGTGCCCTAATTACGTTCTCAATTCTTTTTATTGCATTGATTTTTAATAAAGCAGAGATTAAAAAGTTTCAATAA
- the crtL gene encoding lycopene beta cyclase, producing the protein MSKENMPDVLVLGAGPAGMAIASALGKEKLNVEVLSPNGPDEPWPNTYGIWGKEVDQLGLQDLLEYRWKNTVSFFGHGALEEQDDENKATEHSLDYGLFDKKKLHNYWFNECNKSLIKWHQGFANKIHFEKYKSTVTTKDGKTYSARLVVDATGYDPIFLKLKSCGPLAVQTCYGIVGNFSKPPLKKGQFVLMDYRNDHLNDEQKKEPPTFLYAMDMGDGKYFLEETSLGLVNPLTMENLKKRLEKRLSYRNISITSMQHEELGLFLPMNMPIPDFKQQILGYGGAASMVHPASGYLIGNLLRRAPLVAKAVSEAIKNKNLSTYHIARKGWETLWSKELIRKKSLYQFGLEKLMRFDEKLLREFFGSFFQLPKNQWYGFLTDTLSLREIVYAMCIMFIKAPWSVKKGLMIMHGREFKMLLRIIFPNI; encoded by the coding sequence ATGTCAAAAGAAAATATGCCAGATGTTCTTGTTTTGGGTGCAGGGCCTGCAGGTATGGCGATTGCCTCAGCTTTAGGAAAGGAAAAATTAAATGTTGAAGTACTTTCTCCAAATGGACCAGATGAACCTTGGCCAAACACATATGGCATTTGGGGAAAAGAAGTTGACCAACTCGGGCTTCAGGATTTACTTGAATATAGATGGAAGAATACTGTAAGTTTTTTTGGGCATGGAGCTTTAGAAGAACAGGACGACGAGAATAAAGCCACGGAACATTCACTAGATTATGGACTATTTGATAAGAAGAAACTCCATAATTATTGGTTTAATGAATGCAATAAGTCTCTTATTAAATGGCATCAAGGCTTTGCAAACAAAATACATTTTGAAAAATACAAAAGTACAGTAACGACAAAAGATGGTAAAACTTACTCTGCAAGATTAGTAGTAGATGCAACAGGATATGATCCTATTTTTCTTAAATTAAAATCTTGTGGTCCTTTAGCAGTCCAAACTTGTTATGGAATAGTAGGTAATTTTAGTAAACCTCCACTTAAGAAAGGGCAGTTTGTATTAATGGACTATAGAAATGACCATCTTAACGATGAGCAAAAAAAAGAACCGCCTACTTTTCTTTATGCCATGGATATGGGGGATGGGAAATATTTTCTTGAAGAGACATCTCTTGGTTTAGTAAATCCTCTAACAATGGAAAATTTAAAAAAGAGACTTGAGAAGAGGCTTTCTTATCGAAATATATCAATCACAAGCATGCAACATGAAGAACTTGGCTTATTTCTTCCTATGAATATGCCAATCCCAGATTTCAAACAACAAATACTTGGATATGGTGGTGCTGCTTCAATGGTACATCCCGCATCAGGATACTTAATTGGTAATCTTTTAAGAAGAGCTCCACTTGTAGCAAAAGCAGTATCAGAAGCTATTAAAAACAAAAATCTTAGCACCTATCACATTGCAAGAAAAGGTTGGGAAACTTTATGGTCAAAAGAATTAATTAGAAAGAAATCACTTTACCAATTTGGGTTAGAAAAACTCATGAGGTTTGACGAAAAACTATTGAGAGAATTTTTTGGCAGTTTTTTCCAATTACCTAAAAATCAATGGTATGGTTTTCTAACTGATACTCTTTCCTTAAGAGAGATTGTGTATGCGATGTGCATTATGTTTATAAAGGCTCCATGGAGTGTTAAGAAAGGTCTGATGATTATGCATGGTAGAGAATTTAAAATGTTACTTAGGATAATATTTCCAAATATATAG
- a CDS encoding glycoprotein, which yields MKAKKLTTFNKKNLNNWMNLTKKERYNLSKQDSVKYLDRRKLLLDEIRNEYKKISRENSKENIQKK from the coding sequence TTGAAGGCTAAAAAATTAACAACTTTTAATAAGAAGAATCTTAATAATTGGATGAATTTAACTAAAAAAGAAAGATATAACTTATCAAAACAAGATTCTGTTAAATATTTGGATAGAAGAAAACTTTTATTAGATGAAATTAGAAATGAATATAAAAAAATATCTAGAGAAAACTCTAAGGAGAACATTCAGAAAAAATAA
- a CDS encoding hydrolase, producing MMNDQKISSDKLSSKVNALLIIDIQEKIIRPIFKKDSIIKNIKKLIDAYQILDENIFISEQNPLKLGVTIPELSPVAGLRKFEKMEFSLAKLEEFLKELKDKKITNLIVCGIETHICIQQTVLDCLRKGFEVVLISDAMGSRNRLDHEIALQRMTQSGAILTTTESIIFELCKTADRKEFKEIRNIIMS from the coding sequence ATGATGAATGATCAAAAAATCTCTTCTGATAAATTATCATCGAAAGTAAATGCCTTGCTGATTATTGATATTCAGGAAAAAATAATAAGACCAATTTTTAAAAAGGATTCAATAATCAAAAACATCAAAAAGCTAATAGATGCTTACCAAATTTTAGACGAGAACATATTTATATCTGAACAGAACCCACTCAAATTGGGGGTAACGATACCTGAATTATCACCCGTAGCAGGATTAAGAAAATTTGAAAAAATGGAATTCAGCCTAGCTAAATTAGAAGAATTTTTAAAAGAACTTAAAGATAAGAAAATTACTAATTTGATAGTTTGTGGGATCGAAACGCATATTTGTATTCAACAAACAGTCTTAGATTGTTTACGCAAAGGATTTGAAGTTGTTCTCATATCAGATGCCATGGGAAGTCGAAATAGGTTAGATCATGAAATAGCATTACAAAGAATGACTCAGAGTGGGGCGATCTTAACAACAACTGAATCAATAATTTTTGAATTATGCAAAACTGCGGATAGAAAAGAATTTAAAGAAATTAGAAATATAATAATGAGTTAA
- the arsS gene encoding arsenosugar biosynthesis radical SAM (seleno)protein ArsS (Some members of this family are selenoproteins.), whose product MKEKFPSIYKESIETLQINIGYKCNQACKHCHVNSSPLRTEKMSTEMISLIPKIIEKYKIKTLDITGGAPELHPEFKNLITSLSTKQVSIIDRCNLTIFFEEGYEDLPQFLAKNKVIVTASLPCYEKNNVEFQRGFGVYEKSINALKILNNLGYGKKKNGLELNLVYNPVSPILPPSQEILEKDYKKILFDKYKIVFNNLYTITNMPINRYEESLRREGKLNTYYKLLKENFNEKNLENLMCKKTISVNWLGEIYDCDFNQQINFRKNKGPKLLFDLLDESFTFDYGVAVKEHCFACTAGAGSSCGGTLS is encoded by the coding sequence ATGAAAGAAAAATTCCCCTCAATATATAAAGAATCTATAGAAACATTGCAAATTAACATAGGTTATAAATGCAATCAGGCTTGTAAGCATTGTCATGTCAATTCGAGTCCCCTGAGAACTGAAAAGATGTCCACTGAAATGATATCTCTTATTCCAAAGATAATTGAAAAATACAAAATCAAGACTTTAGATATTACAGGTGGTGCGCCAGAACTTCACCCAGAATTTAAAAACCTAATAACTAGTTTGAGCACAAAACAAGTTAGTATTATTGATAGGTGCAATTTGACAATTTTCTTTGAAGAAGGTTATGAAGATCTTCCTCAATTTCTTGCAAAGAATAAAGTGATAGTTACGGCTTCGCTACCTTGTTATGAAAAAAATAATGTTGAATTTCAAAGGGGTTTTGGGGTTTATGAAAAAAGTATTAATGCCTTAAAAATTCTTAATAATTTAGGCTATGGAAAGAAAAAGAATGGATTAGAATTAAATCTTGTTTACAACCCTGTAAGCCCAATTCTTCCTCCTTCTCAGGAAATATTGGAGAAGGATTATAAAAAAATACTATTTGATAAATACAAAATCGTTTTTAATAATTTATACACAATAACTAATATGCCAATAAATAGATATGAAGAATCTCTTAGAAGAGAAGGGAAACTAAATACTTATTACAAATTACTAAAAGAGAATTTTAATGAAAAAAATTTAGAAAATCTTATGTGTAAAAAGACAATTAGCGTTAATTGGCTAGGAGAAATTTATGATTGTGACTTTAACCAGCAGATAAATTTCCGAAAGAATAAAGGACCAAAGTTACTTTTTGATCTATTGGATGAATCATTTACTTTTGACTACGGGGTAGCTGTAAAAGAACATTGTTTTGCTTGCACTGCAGGTGCAGGATCAAGCTGCGGAGGGACTTTAAGTTAA
- a CDS encoding glutathione S-transferase: protein MKNDILYSFRRCPYAIRARWALLICEIKVEIREIDLKNKPLDFLNKSRTKTVPILIKKNSEVIEESLEIILWALSESKKENIKLIYFPDNKKKDIFEIINENDKEFKYHLDRFKYATRYQNSNEEFHFRKANKFIKRWNELLAQNKYFFGDRPTIADWSIWPFVRQFRIACESQKRTNYFEPSIKNWLDSFEKNREFKSLMYKYELWVPSSRKNYFPSN from the coding sequence ATGAAAAACGATATTTTATATTCATTTCGAAGATGTCCATATGCAATTCGTGCAAGATGGGCCCTGTTAATTTGTGAAATAAAAGTAGAAATAAGAGAAATTGATTTAAAAAATAAACCTCTAGATTTTCTTAATAAATCTAGGACAAAAACGGTTCCAATACTTATAAAAAAAAATAGTGAAGTTATTGAAGAAAGTCTTGAAATCATCTTATGGGCACTCTCAGAGTCTAAAAAGGAAAACATTAAATTAATTTATTTCCCTGATAATAAAAAGAAAGATATTTTTGAAATAATTAATGAAAACGATAAAGAATTCAAATATCACTTAGATCGATTTAAATATGCCACGAGATATCAGAATAGTAATGAAGAATTTCATTTCAGGAAGGCGAATAAATTTATAAAAAGATGGAACGAACTACTTGCACAAAACAAATACTTTTTTGGAGATAGACCCACAATCGCTGATTGGTCTATTTGGCCTTTTGTAAGACAATTTAGAATCGCTTGTGAAAGTCAAAAAAGAACAAATTATTTCGAGCCCTCAATAAAAAACTGGTTAGATTCGTTTGAGAAAAATAGAGAATTTAAATCTTTAATGTATAAATACGAATTATGGGTACCATCCTCTAGAAAGAATTATTTTCCATCTAATTAA